CCGCCTGCGCCGCAAAGAAGCCCTTCAGGCCGAAGGAGTTTCGCAGCGAGCGCGCGAAGCTTCGCGGCGCGAGCGTGGGCTCTCGCCGCGCATGCCGCAGCGACAGGAGCGCCAGCGCGCCCAGGAGCAGGGCGACGGCTCCCCACTCGGCGGAGACGGCCTCGGTCAGCAGGAACAACGCCCCCGCCGCCGCGCCGGCCAGCAAAGCCGAATAAGCGCGGCGCAGCGGCGCGCGCCGGTCGAGAAAGTTGCTTTCGGCGCGTTTTTGGGCGTCGCCTTTGATCAGTTCGAGCGACTTTTCGAAACGTTTGCGATGGGCGTTGGTCACGTTCAGCGCCTCCTGGGAGGAAGAAGGGAAGAGCGTGTCCATCAGCGCGGCGGGCAATCCGTCGGACGGCGCGCCGCCGGTCTTTTCGAGGCGGTAGCCGCTGCGCCGGTCGCCGCTGATTTTCAGCGCACCGTTTACCGCCAGGGCGATCAGCTCGGCGCCGAGGCTGGCAAAGTCGTCGGTCCCGCGCGTGAGGCGCCGCGCCAGCGAGGGCGTCATGTCCCTGGGCGCGTGAAAGAGCGGGATCACGGTGATCTCGCCGCTGTGCTTGCCGCGGGCGCGCAGCGCGCCCCAAGCGAGGCAGATGGCGGCCAGCGCCGTGCCGGCCCACATCAGCCCTCTGGCAATGGCGTCGCCGTGGGCGGAGACGAAATCCCCGAAGCGCTCGCCGAAGGAAGGCTGCGGCGGCGCGACGACGCCTTTCGGCCACGAATAGACGACGGTCAGTCCTTCGCCGGGCTGCAACGCCCGTGTGGTGACGACGGCGCGGGAATCGTCGAGACGCGCGCCGTCGCTCGACGTGCTGCCGTAGCGCCCCGCGTACCAGCCGACGCGGCTGAATCCATCGCCCGCTGACTTGCCCGGCAGGGCGAGGCGGAATGAGGCGTTCTGAATGGGCAGGGCCCAGTCGTTGCCGGTCACGTTCCAGTACAGTTCGTCGTGGTCGGCGAAAAACCCCAGCTGCTTTGTGGTGCGGTAGGTCAGCGACAGACGGTGGACGCCGGGTGAAAGCGTCCGTTTGGGGTCGCCGATGCGGATAAAACGGCCGCGCCCTTCGTTTGATTCTTTCCACGGCAGTTCGACCCCGTCGACGGAGGTGGACAGCACCTTCAGCCCCACGGCGACGGGACGGCCGTTCTCGTCGCGATAGCGGACGGGGATGCCGCGAATGATGCCGCGGCTGATCTTGACTCCCATGGCGATGAACTCGAGGTCTTCGCGCACGGTCAGCGAAGCGTCTTCGTTGACCGTGGCGCCGACGTCGAAGCGGAGGATGCGCTCGCGCCGCGGCTCGCCTGCCGCCTGCGCCGCGCCGCCGAGACAGAGCGCGCCAAGCAGCGCGAGAAGCCGCACAAAGGAGGAAC
This sequence is a window from Pyramidobacter sp. YE332. Protein-coding genes within it:
- a CDS encoding DUF2207 domain-containing protein, whose product is MSARRSSFVRLLALLGALCLGGAAQAAGEPRRERILRFDVGATVNEDASLTVREDLEFIAMGVKISRGIIRGIPVRYRDENGRPVAVGLKVLSTSVDGVELPWKESNEGRGRFIRIGDPKRTLSPGVHRLSLTYRTTKQLGFFADHDELYWNVTGNDWALPIQNASFRLALPGKSAGDGFSRVGWYAGRYGSTSSDGARLDDSRAVVTTRALQPGEGLTVVYSWPKGVVAPPQPSFGERFGDFVSAHGDAIARGLMWAGTALAAICLAWGALRARGKHSGEITVIPLFHAPRDMTPSLARRLTRGTDDFASLGAELIALAVNGALKISGDRRSGYRLEKTGGAPSDGLPAALMDTLFPSSSQEALNVTNAHRKRFEKSLELIKGDAQKRAESNFLDRRAPLRRAYSALLAGAAAGALFLLTEAVSAEWGAVALLLGALALLSLRHARREPTLAPRSFARSLRNSFGLKGFFAAQAGVLVAALLAMAAAHSSDRPLTFAGAALALLGLPLGKKLIFWTDKGRKQFEQALGLKMFITAAEKDRLEMLNAPDDTPQLFEELLPYAVAMDCAQTWANRFEKVLAAAAWQPSWSDGSAWRSGAAHALWRSDGIARGLSDFSKGFSSSLGAASCAPGSSSGGSFGGSSGGGFSGGGGGGGGGRGW